Within Planctomycetota bacterium, the genomic segment CGATTCCAGGGGGGGGTGCTGCAGCGTTACTCCCTGGCCGGTGTCGTCGGCGTGCTCGGGATGCTCGTGGCGCTGGCCTGGAACCTGTGGCTCTGAGGCACGCATGAACGGCTTCTCCACCGCCACGCTCCTGATCCTCACGGTCGTCGCGCCGCTGGTCGGCGCCGTCGTCGCCTGGGGCATGGCCTCGCGCGGCCCGCATGCCGTCCGGCAGAGTGCCCTGGTGACCGCTTTGGTGACGCTCGGCCTGGTGGCGATCCTCGTCCTCCGCGGGCTCGCCGATCCGGCCCTCCGCTCGGGCGGAGCGTTCGCCGTGTCGACCGTCCCGTGGTTCACCGACGGGCCGTTCGACGTCCGGTTGTCGCTCGGACTCGACGGCCTGTCGCTGTGGATGTTCGCCCTCTCGGCGCTGCTGACCGTCACCGCGGTGCTCGTCAGCTGGAACTCGGTCCGCGAGCACGTCGCGGCGTTCTACGCGCTGCTCCTGCTGCTCGAGGCGGCGATGCTCGGCGTGTTCGCGGCCCGCGACGTGATCCTGTTCTACGTCTGCTTCGAGTTCACGCTCGTGCCGCTGTTCTTCCTGATCGGCATCTGGGGCCACGAGGAGCGGCGCCGGGCGGCGGTGACGTTCTTCCTCTACACGCTGGCCGGCAGCGTGCTGTCGTTCGTCGGCCTGCTGGCGATCGTCGTCTGGAATGCCTCGCACACCGGGCAGCTGACGTTCGACATCGCGGCCCTGACCGCCGGGGTCCGGGCCCACCCGTTGCCGATGGACGGCACGGGGGGCTGGCTACAGTGGCTGGTGTTCCTCGCCCTGCTGGCGGGGTTCGCCATCAAGGTGCCGATCATCCCGTTCCACACGTGGCTGCCCCTGGCCCACGTCGAGGCGCCGACGGGAGGCAGCGTCGATCTGGCCGGCGTGCTGCTCAAGCTGGGGATCTACGGCTTCCTGCGGTTCTCGCTCCCGATGCTCCCCGAGGCCAGTGCCGTCGCGGCCCCGTGGCTGTTCGCCCTCGGCGCGGTGGGGATCGTCTACGGGGCGCTGGTGGCGCTGGTGCAGACCGATCTCAAGCGGCTCGTGGCCTACTCGTCGGTGAGCCACATGGGCTACATCGTGATGGGGCTGTTCGCGCTGGAACCCGCCGCCGTCGAGGGGG encodes:
- a CDS encoding NADH-quinone oxidoreductase subunit M, yielding MNGFSTATLLILTVVAPLVGAVVAWGMASRGPHAVRQSALVTALVTLGLVAILVLRGLADPALRSGGAFAVSTVPWFTDGPFDVRLSLGLDGLSLWMFALSALLTVTAVLVSWNSVREHVAAFYALLLLLEAAMLGVFAARDVILFYVCFEFTLVPLFFLIGIWGHEERRRAAVTFFLYTLAGSVLSFVGLLAIVVWNASHTGQLTFDIAALTAGVRAHPLPMDGTGGWLQWLVFLALLAGFAIKVPIIPFHTWLPLAHVEAPTGGSVDLAGVLLKLGIYGFLRFSLPMLPEASAVAAPWLFALGAVGIVYGALVALVQTDLKRLVAYSSVSHMGYIVMGLFALEPAAVEGANLQLVNHGLSAAGLFALVGMIYERFHTRSIPNLGGLAARAPWLTTMFVLFTFASIGLPGLNGFAGEFLILAGSFQRAWQGVAAEWRPAYLLLAAGAVAGLVLGAWYMLWAVERVFFGAERRAADSHGHGATGALHAAHGGRSHDGVFTAPAADLEWHEWGAIAPLAVFALWIGLFPGAFLGPASAAVRGVTGAAGERFAERMHLGAPAPPHAARAHPRAAEPVAMSDPRTAPPAPTPGQR